CGCACCGGAGACGTGCCTCATTCTGCAGGCCGACAAGGTCGACGGGCGCAAGAAGTTCTTTGCCGAGTTCAAGAAGAAGGGGGAGGCTGTCGAGTTCAAGCGCCCCTACGAGAACCAGCTCGGCCCCTTCGTGCGCGAGGAGATCCGCGCCGCCGGGAAGAGGATAGACTCCTCCGCCGCGGAGCTTCTGGCGTACCTGGTGGGAAACAACCTGCAGGAGCTCGCGTCGCAGATCGAGAAGCTCGTCGTCTACTGCGGCAAGAAAGAGACGATCGGCGTGGAAGAGGTGAAGGCGATCGTCTCCGACACGAAGGTGGAGAACGTCTTCGAATTCACCGACGCTCTCGGGACGAGGAATGCGGCGAAGGCGCTGCGCATGCTCTCCGGGCTCCTGGCGGACGGTGAGGCGCCGCTGAAGATTCTCGGCGCGGTGGCGAGGCACTTCCGGCAGATCTGGCAGGTACGCTCGGCGCTGCAGCGGAAGGTGCCGCCGGCAGAGCTCGCCAAGGCTTCAGGCGTGGCACCCTTTGCGCTGAACAAGATAAAGGAGCAGGTGCGCAACTTCGGCACCGCCGACCTGCTGCGGATTTTCGAGCAGATGCTGGAGCTCGATCTGGCGTTCAAATCGGGGGGAAAGGCAGAGGCGTTGCTGGAGGGATTCGTCTTTCAGGTCTGCCAGGGGAACAGGGGGTAAAGCTCTCCCCCCTGCGCGCCGGATTTACATGTGAGGTCAGATGTAGTCCATGTAGGCCGGGATAAGCCGCCAGGCGTTCCCGGCAGTCCACCACAGACGCAGCGGACACCAGCGAATGCCGGAAACGCTATCGCTTATTCCGCCCTGCAACGCAACGGTTCTGGAAACAAGAAAAGGGGACTCCCGAAACGGGATCCCCTTTTTCTCTTACTATTATGATCGGAGCTGTTACTGACCCAGCGTGTTCACCAGTTTGGTGAGACGGGACACATTCCTCGAAGCGTTGGAGGAGTGGATCACACCCTTGGTAGCAGCGCCGTCGATGACCGGAATAGCGAGAGCAAGCGCTTCTTTTGCAGCTGCCTGATCCTTGCTGGCCACAGCTTCGCGGACGCGCTTGATGAAGGTGCGCAGGGTGGAGCGAACGTGCTTGTTACGGTCCGTTCTTTTTTCCGTCTGCTTGATCCTTTTGAGTGCCGACTTATGATTTGCCAAACTACACCTCCGATGTATTTATAAGTAGAGCCGTGAATTTTCGAAAGTAAAACTTATACCACCGGCTGCAGGAAAGTGTCAAGAAAAAATCCTGCCAACCATTTCCGTCACCGTGCGCTTTTCCAAACGCCGACCATACCATTCCCCGTCACCCTTTTCCACCTATTTCTTCCGACAGTTTATCATCTCCGCCGTCGCGATGTTCGATCCGGGGTCAGGCTTTGCATTTTGCGATTTGGCTCGGCAAGTCCTAACGTCCGCCTCTTCGCCTTCCCACTGAGCCAGGGTTTGCGCCTTCCTGAAATCAGGGGAAGCAAAAGGTGGAGGGCGCCTGCTGGCGGGGTTCAAACCTGAAATGAGTTGACGAAAGAAGGGGAAACTGCGTAGAATCCGGCTCTATTTGTCATAATCAGAGGAAAACGCGTGAAACAGGAAAAATTGCTCTATCTGGAGACTTTCGGGTGCCAGATGAATGTGAGCGATTCCGAAAAAATAGTGGCACTGCTGAAAGGGATCGGCTACGGCGAGACGTCGGAGGCGGCGCAGGCCGACCTCATTCTTCTCAATACCTGCAGCATCCGCGCGACCGCGGAAAACCGCATGTACG
The DNA window shown above is from Geomonas sp. RF6 and carries:
- the holA gene encoding DNA polymerase III subunit delta; this translates as MKPEEFDRMVEKGTPGPLYLLYGDEPYLVERAVKKLMDRVVDPGLRDFNLDIFYGNECKGAEIFGAAQTLPTFAERRVVLVKKGGDLPAAAQEVLLSYLQDPAPETCLILQADKVDGRKKFFAEFKKKGEAVEFKRPYENQLGPFVREEIRAAGKRIDSSAAELLAYLVGNNLQELASQIEKLVVYCGKKETIGVEEVKAIVSDTKVENVFEFTDALGTRNAAKALRMLSGLLADGEAPLKILGAVARHFRQIWQVRSALQRKVPPAELAKASGVAPFALNKIKEQVRNFGTADLLRIFEQMLELDLAFKSGGKAEALLEGFVFQVCQGNRG
- the rpsT gene encoding 30S ribosomal protein S20; translated protein: MANHKSALKRIKQTEKRTDRNKHVRSTLRTFIKRVREAVASKDQAAAKEALALAIPVIDGAATKGVIHSSNASRNVSRLTKLVNTLGQ